The Nitrospinaceae bacterium sequence ACACCTGCACGGCAGCTGTGGGAGACGACGATAGTCCCGAACTCCACTTTCACGACACGGTCATCGGCGGCTACTGCACGGCCGACCAGCGGCTTGTCGAGATTTATGCAAACGAAGCTCCCCCCACCCTCCATGAACTGGACGAGTGGGGAGGCGGTCAGACTTTCCGCAAGGACGAGAAAGGAAAATTCGACCTCGTGTGGCCGCCCGGCGGACACTCGCGTAAACGCTCCGTACACTACGGATTCATGACGGGGCCCCGCATCATGTGGGCACTTCGGCGAGAGATCAAAAAACTCGATATCCCCTGGATGGAAAACATTCTCGTCACCTCGATTCTGACCCATGAAGGCCGTGTGGGCGGCGTCGCCGCCTTGGACTGGAAAACCGGCGAATACGTCACCGTGAAAGCGAAAGCTATCGTCTTGGCCGCCGGCGGCTACGCCATGCTTTGGCCCTTCCGCTATTCGACCAATACCGTGGAAACGGCTGGCGATGTGCACGGGATGGCGTATGAGGCTGGCGCCGAGATGGTTGATATGGAGTTCATCCAGTTCGTTCCTACCCAGGCGGATCCGCGCCTCACCCACATCAACCCCACCCTCACAAATTTTCCAGGCTGGCGCCCCAAGCTGCGCGAACATGGAAAATTCACCAACTCGAAGGGCGAGGATTTCCTCGCCGCCTATGACGATGTGCGCTCCTGGAACACCACACGCGACATCCGCTCCTATGCCATTTACAACGAGGTGCGCCAGGGCCGGGGCACACCGCACGGGGGGTGTTTCATGGACCTCAGCACCGTCCCGCCCGAGGTGATGAAATACGAATTCACCCAGTTCCAGGGGGGTAAATCCGTTCCACGAAGCTACATGGTCCGATGCGAACGGGTCGGCTTCGACCTTTCCAAGGAACCGATGGAGGTGGCGCCCAAAGCCCACTTCACTGGCGGCGGCGTCCGCACCGACACAAACATGATGTCCACCGTCCAGGGCCTTTTCACGGCTGGAGAGATTCAGGGCGGGGTCCACGGGGCGAATCGGCTGGGCGGAAACGCGCTAACCCATGTCGTCGCTCTGGGCCGCGTCGCCGGACGGGAGGCCGCCCTCTACGCGGGACGAAGCGAAGGCGCCGCCGTTCCCGATGAAACAACCCTCGCCGAGCAGAGCAGAATCTTCGGATGGATGGATGGGGCGGGTGAGGGAGAAAGCCCAATTCGCCTTCGCATCGAGATGCAGGAAAAAATGTGGGATCAAGTCGGCATCATTCGCGACAAAAAAAACCTCGAATCGGCCATTTCCTGGTTTGAGGAAGCCAAGACGGAGAAACTTCCCCGCCTCAAGCTGAGCACAAAACCCAAAACCTTCAATCTTGAATGGGCAACCGCCGTCACCCTGCCGCGCCAGCTGGACACATGCCTACTTGTCGCGCGGGCGGCGCTGGAGCGTAACGAGAGCCGAGGCTGCCACCTCCGCGACGACTGCATGGCGATGGACAACGAGAGTTGGCTCAAGAATATCTATCTGCACAAGGATTCTAACGGCGCCATGGCTACCCATACCGAACCCGTTCACGTCACCACGATTGACCCAAGGGAAGTTGTCAATGAGCGACCGCACATTAAGGATTAAAGTCCACCGGCAGGACCCGGACGCAGGCGAGACCGGAGGGCGCTTAGAAGAATATACCGTCCCGTACTGGAGGGGCATAAAGATTCTCGATGCGCTTCGGTACATCCAGGAGGAAATAGATCATTCTCTTGCTGTTCGTTGGTCGTGCCGGGTTGAGGACTGCCGAACCTGCCAGATGCTCGTGAACGGAAAATCTATGCTTTCATGCCAGATTCCACTGGAAGACGGAATGGTCATCGAGCCAATACCTCGGTTCCGACTCATCCGCGACCTCGTCGTCGAATTTGGCGAGAAGATGGACGCAACGGAGTACAGCAAAAACGAATTCACTGATTCCTAGATCGGTCCTGAAAGACACCCCCCTGCCAAACACCTGTGTTGGTTTTCCGCTGGTTTATCCCTACTCTTTCTCCCGGGCGTCCTCAATGGCTTCGAGTACGCGCTCGGGCGAGATCGGCAAGGAGTGGATCCTCGCGCCGCCGGTTGCGTGATAGATGGCGTTGCAGATGGCGGCGGTGATGGGATTTATCGCCACCTCGGCCAGACCCTTCGCCCCGAAGGGACCGTGCGGGTCCATGGATTCGAAAAAATCGTGCTCCACCGGGGGGGCGTCCATTGAGGTGGCGATGAGGTAGTCGTGAAAATTCCTGCCGCGCAGATGGCCGGCGTCCGGAGAAAGCCCTTCCAGCATGGAGTAGCTCATCCCCTGGACCGTACCGCCCTCGACCTGGCCCTCCGCGCCGAGCCGGTTGATGACACGGCCCGGATCGTGTCCGGCGTAAATCTTGATCACAGAGACAACCCCGGTTTCCATGTCAACCTCGACCTCGGCGGCGTGGGTGCTGAAAGAGTAAGTTGTCGAGGGGTTGCCGTATTTTTGATCGTCCAGAACATCGCCCCCGGCCAGCCATTTTCCGTTGCCCTCGATAATGTTCCCGGCCTTTCGAACAACTTCCCCCACCGGCATTTTCCGGTCCGGGAGGGATTTCGCCATCACCTCGCCTTCTACTATCTCAAGGTCGGAGGCAGGAATTTCCATCACCTCAGCGGCTGCTTCAAGCAGATTCTTGTGGGCGTCCTCGGCCGCGAGTTTGACGGCGTTGCCGCCGATGAGGGTGATTCGGCTAGCAAAAGCTCCCATCCCAAAAGGCATATATCCCGTATCGGTCGGGGGCACTTTAAACCGTGCGACCGGGATTCCCAGCACCTCGGAAGCGATGTAGGCCATCACGCTCGCCGAGCCCTGACCGAGATCAGATTCACCCGACCATATCTCCACTTGGCCCTTTTCGTCGATTCGAACCACACCGCTCGAAGGGTCTGTGCCGTCAGGCCCTAGCGCAGCGGAAAAGCCCTTGTTGCCCGAAACGTGGATGCAGCTTGCGAGGCCGACCCCGCGCCCCTTGCCGCCCCGGGCACGCTTGGCCTTCCAATCGATTTTATCGACCACATATTTGGTGGCCTCGGCCACTGCGCAGCTTTCGATCTTCCAGCCGTGCAAGGAGACATCCCCTTTTTCGGTGTAGTTTTGAAGACGCAGATCAGCCGGATCGATCCCTAGGCCGTCGGCCACATTGTCGAGGTGGCTCTCCCAAGCATAAGTGGCCTGGACGTTGCCGAAGCCCCGCATCTGCCCCGAAGGAATGACGTTCGTATAAACGAGCTTGCCCTCAATTTCCACCGCCGGAGTTTTGTAAAGATTGTCGGTGCGTAGCGCGATGGAACTCATGATGGCGGGCGAAAGCGAGCAATAGGCACCATTTTCGGCCACGATCTTAACCCGCTTTCCGGCCAGCGCCCCGTTTTTCTTCCAGGCGGATTCGAGGGAGATATGGACCGGCATCCGAGGCCGCATGGAAGTAAGGTCTTCCTCAAGGGAGAGGATGAACTTCACCGGCTTTTGAGCCGCCTGGCTGAGCATGGCCGCCATCAGCGCGGCCTTCACGTCGAGCTTTCCGCCGAAGGCGCCCCCAGGTTTGGTCTGCGTCACTCGAAAATCGTCCGCCGGCATTCCCATGACAGGGGAAAGCAAGAAGGTGCGAATCAAGAAAACCGACTGGAGACAGCCCCAGAGCGAAATTCGCCCGCTGGGGTGCCATTGGGCAACGCAACCAGTCGGCTCGATGTAGGCCTGATGCGCCAGATGAGTATGAAATTCATCCGAAAAAACGGCCTCGGCGCTCTCGAACGCCTCGTCGACTCCGCCTCGCTTGATATGGAATTGATTGGCCATGTTTCCGGCGACGGCATCGTGCACGAGAGGACCGCCCTCCTCCATGGCGGCGAAAGGGTCCACAATTGCAGGGAGAATTTCGTATTTCACCTCGATCAGCGAGAGTGCTTCCCGCGCGGTGTCCTCGTCCACCGCAGCGACGGCGGCCACTTCATCGCCTTCGTAGCGAACCTTCTCCCGGCAGAACGCGGTTTCGTCCTTAACGTTGATACCGAAGAACGTGTCCGGCGTATTGTCCCGCGAAAGCACCGTCGCCACCCCGGGCAAACGCTCCGCCCTGGATGTATCGACGTTCAATATCTTTGCGTGGGGATGCGGGCTCCTGAGCGCCTTGCCCACGAGTTCGCCGGGAAGGGAAAGATCATTGATATAGATCGTCGATCCAGTCACCTTCTCGGCCGCATCGATGGAAGGAATACGCTGGCCGACGACGCGGGCATTCATTTTTGAGTTCATTTTTGTATAACCCCACCTGCCACGAAGGCGACGCCCGATTCGGCGGCTAATAAAGCTTCATCTACGGATGAAGCACACACACATAATCCATATTTCATCCTTCTCGGACTGATTATTTTTTCGATTTACGGCCTGATATCCGACTCAATCTGCATCCCGGTCGCAAGCGTATTAAAGCCGTTGTAATGATCGACCACTCCGAATATTTCGAGGATGCGTCCCGAATCCCAGCCTGCGTTTACTAAAGCCGCGTGAAAATAGCGAACAAAAAATTTACACCCATTCGTCGCGCTCACACCCAGGCCCACCGCCGCCTTCGCTTCTATATCGAGCACTCCCCCATCCAGCATGAGTCTGTGCTTTTTCCATGTCGATTCGAAGTAATGCCGGTTCCGGGCCAGGGAGCGCCAGTAGGCTGGTACGCCTGGCCGGCCCAGCCGGGCCGATTCCATCTCCTCCACCTCGGAGAGCATCTCGAGGACAGAAGGCTCGATTTCGCTCTCCTCCGGATAGGGCAAGAGCGGCGCCCCTCCCCCCTCCTCCTCATCCAGAAGGAGACCGAAGGCGACCTTGTTCATTCCCGATACGTGATCCGCAAGCCCGATCAGCTCGGTAATTCCTTTCTCGTCGATTCCCATCCGCATGACCGCGGCGATATGGGAGTCCATTCAGTACTCGCACGCATTCATGATCGAAACCGACGAGGCGACCATCTCTTTGATGAGCGGGGGTACATCGCCCCGCTGCATGGTGGCCCGGGAGCGCTCCCAGTTCGCGTGCATGTATTCGGGATGATGGGCCATCGCCCGCCAGACGTTCGAAAGCGTATCGATCCCGAACACGCGCTTCTCGCGAATTTTGATCCGCTTAACCAGCTCTCTGGCCGCTTCGGGCACTTCGTCATCGTTCGGCAGCCGGATAGTCGGCATTTCGATCTCCTCTCCAAAGGGTGTGCCGCCATTCATCAATAGCGGCACACCCGCCCGGCGATGATTGTTATCTGGGGTATTTAAATGCGCCGTTGGCCACGCTCGGCGGCCCTACCGTCTTGCGCTTTCCGCCCTGCACCTGGAAGAGAACGATGGCGCTCGCAGTGTTTTGGCCACGCTTATCGAATTTCACAGGACCGAAGAAAGTTTGGAGATTGGTATTGGCGATGGCATCCCGGACTTTCTTCTTATTGAGTGTCCCGGCAGCCTCGATTGCCCGCTGGACCACAATACCCGCCGCCGTCGAAGCCGCCGCGACATAGTCCGGCTCCTTACCGAATTTCTTTCTCCAAATCTTGCCGAAATCCTGGGCGGTTCCAATGAAGTTGCCCTTATAATCCAGCGCCTCTCCCCACCAGGCTGCGGTTAGAATATTGTTCGCGGTCGAACCGAGCGAGTCGGTGAACTGCGAATAAACCGGCCCTACCATGGTGAACAGGATTTTCGGCTTGACGCCCAACTCATTCGCCTGCTTCGTCGCGAGCAGAGAGTCCGGTAGGTAGCCCGCCACCATCAGGACGTCCGGCTTTTTGCTCTTCACCACCGTGAGCCAGGTGGAATGGTCTTTTGAGTCTTTGGGAAACTCGGCATAGTAGACATCCGTAAATCCGTGTTTCTTCGCCTGCGAACGAATCGCCTTGGTGATATAGCGTGGGAAAAAGTCGTTCCGCGTGGCAAAGGCCATCGTCTTTGGCCTCGGGTTCTGCTTTTTGAGAAGATCAAAGAAGTTGTTGGGCAAAAAAGAGTTCGGCGCCAGCAACCCGAACATGTATTTGTAGCCTTGGCTGAAAATAGGCTCGGAGCTGGCCACCGGGGCGATCAGGGGTATCTGATAGCGCTCAGTGATGGCGCCAACGGATTTTGTCGCTCCGCTTCCGAAGGGGCCGAGGATGAGGTCCACCTTATCCCGGGTAATGAGCCTCTCGGCCAGCTTGGTGGCCGTCGGTGTTTTACTTTCATAGTCGTAGTAGACTATCTGCACCTTCATCTTTTTGCCGCCGACATTTATGCCACCCTGGGCGTTTACGCGTTCGCGCCAAATTTCATATCCCGCCCGCTGTTTCTTCCCCTCCGTGGCTAAAGGACCCGTGAGTGGGAGCGCGGCGCCCAGTTTGATCATGCCTGCCGCTTCAGCCGTTTGAAGACCAGGGTTCCCGGCAAAACTCAGCGAGAAGAAGAAAACGGCAACGAGAGCAAACAACAATCCTCGACTTTTCATACTGCACCTCCCTCTTGGTTAGCCGCATCATCAGGCAATGCATACGCGCAATGCCCTTTCTACGGGCTCTGATTCCAAACTATCGGGCTAGATGCCCAAGTACGCTTTTTTCACCTCGGGGTTTTCCAGCAATTCATCCGTGGCACCCTCCATAACCACCCGACCTGTTTCGAATACATACGCCCGGCTGGCAAGTTCGAAGGCCGTCAGAACATCTTGCTCCACAAGTATAATGGCCACCCCTTCCTCGTTAATTTGCTCAACAAATCCGCAAAGCTCCTCCACCAGCCGGGGCGCCAGGCCAAGAGATAGCTCGTCGATTAAAAGGAGCTTGGGCCGTGCCATCAAACCGCGGCCTATCGCGCACATCTGTTGCTCGCCCCCCGACATGCTGCCCGCGAGTTGACCTCTTCTCTCCGCCAATCGCGGGAAAAAGCTATATACCCGTTCAAGATCGACACTCAATTCACTGTCCGGCAAATTTCGGGCAAACGCTCCCATCAAGAGATTTTCCTTGACACTCATCGATGCAAAAAGACGGCGACCCTCGGGCACATGGGAAATTCCCCTAAACACGACACCATCGGGACCAATTCCATCCAGATCCTCACCTTCAAAAGTTATCGATCCCGATTGACGAGGGAGCACACCGGATAGCATTCGCAAAAACGTTGTCTTTCCGACACCGTTGCTGCCGACAATCGCTAAAATTTCCCCACGCTTCACTTCGAGGTCGATGCCCCAAAGGACTTGCACATCTCTGTACCCACCCTTGAGATCCCGAACCTCCAACAAACTTGAGCCGCTATCCGGCACCTTCGACATAATT is a genomic window containing:
- a CDS encoding FAD-binding protein; this translates as MERKILSPKVEIMASGGHEQIETDVVVVGSGGAGGEAAIHAKKGGARVLILDRGTFGRSGGTITAGHTCTAAVGDDDSPELHFHDTVIGGYCTADQRLVEIYANEAPPTLHELDEWGGGQTFRKDEKGKFDLVWPPGGHSRKRSVHYGFMTGPRIMWALRREIKKLDIPWMENILVTSILTHEGRVGGVAALDWKTGEYVTVKAKAIVLAAGGYAMLWPFRYSTNTVETAGDVHGMAYEAGAEMVDMEFIQFVPTQADPRLTHINPTLTNFPGWRPKLREHGKFTNSKGEDFLAAYDDVRSWNTTRDIRSYAIYNEVRQGRGTPHGGCFMDLSTVPPEVMKYEFTQFQGGKSVPRSYMVRCERVGFDLSKEPMEVAPKAHFTGGGVRTDTNMMSTVQGLFTAGEIQGGVHGANRLGGNALTHVVALGRVAGREAALYAGRSEGAAVPDETTLAEQSRIFGWMDGAGEGESPIRLRIEMQEKMWDQVGIIRDKKNLESAISWFEEAKTEKLPRLKLSTKPKTFNLEWATAVTLPRQLDTCLLVARAALERNESRGCHLRDDCMAMDNESWLKNIYLHKDSNGAMATHTEPVHVTTIDPREVVNERPHIKD
- a CDS encoding xanthine dehydrogenase family protein molybdopterin-binding subunit; translated protein: MNSKMNARVVGQRIPSIDAAEKVTGSTIYINDLSLPGELVGKALRSPHPHAKILNVDTSRAERLPGVATVLSRDNTPDTFFGINVKDETAFCREKVRYEGDEVAAVAAVDEDTAREALSLIEVKYEILPAIVDPFAAMEEGGPLVHDAVAGNMANQFHIKRGGVDEAFESAEAVFSDEFHTHLAHQAYIEPTGCVAQWHPSGRISLWGCLQSVFLIRTFLLSPVMGMPADDFRVTQTKPGGAFGGKLDVKAALMAAMLSQAAQKPVKFILSLEEDLTSMRPRMPVHISLESAWKKNGALAGKRVKIVAENGAYCSLSPAIMSSIALRTDNLYKTPAVEIEGKLVYTNVIPSGQMRGFGNVQATYAWESHLDNVADGLGIDPADLRLQNYTEKGDVSLHGWKIESCAVAEATKYVVDKIDWKAKRARGGKGRGVGLASCIHVSGNKGFSAALGPDGTDPSSGVVRIDEKGQVEIWSGESDLGQGSASVMAYIASEVLGIPVARFKVPPTDTGYMPFGMGAFASRITLIGGNAVKLAAEDAHKNLLEAAAEVMEIPASDLEIVEGEVMAKSLPDRKMPVGEVVRKAGNIIEGNGKWLAGGDVLDDQKYGNPSTTYSFSTHAAEVEVDMETGVVSVIKIYAGHDPGRVINRLGAEGQVEGGTVQGMSYSMLEGLSPDAGHLRGRNFHDYLIATSMDAPPVEHDFFESMDPHGPFGAKGLAEVAINPITAAICNAIYHATGGARIHSLPISPERVLEAIEDAREKE
- a CDS encoding amino acid ABC transporter substrate-binding protein, which produces MKSRGLLFALVAVFFFSLSFAGNPGLQTAEAAGMIKLGAALPLTGPLATEGKKQRAGYEIWRERVNAQGGINVGGKKMKVQIVYYDYESKTPTATKLAERLITRDKVDLILGPFGSGATKSVGAITERYQIPLIAPVASSEPIFSQGYKYMFGLLAPNSFLPNNFFDLLKKQNPRPKTMAFATRNDFFPRYITKAIRSQAKKHGFTDVYYAEFPKDSKDHSTWLTVVKSKKPDVLMVAGYLPDSLLATKQANELGVKPKILFTMVGPVYSQFTDSLGSTANNILTAAWWGEALDYKGNFIGTAQDFGKIWRKKFGKEPDYVAAASTAAGIVVQRAIEAAGTLNKKKVRDAIANTNLQTFFGPVKFDKRGQNTASAIVLFQVQGGKRKTVGPPSVANGAFKYPR
- a CDS encoding ABC transporter ATP-binding protein: MSKVPDSGSSLLEVRDLKGGYRDVQVLWGIDLEVKRGEILAIVGSNGVGKTTFLRMLSGVLPRQSGSITFEGEDLDGIGPDGVVFRGISHVPEGRRLFASMSVKENLLMGAFARNLPDSELSVDLERVYSFFPRLAERRGQLAGSMSGGEQQMCAIGRGLMARPKLLLIDELSLGLAPRLVEELCGFVEQINEEGVAIILVEQDVLTAFELASRAYVFETGRVVMEGATDELLENPEVKKAYLGI